In Rhodobacter sp. 24-YEA-8, the following are encoded in one genomic region:
- a CDS encoding 3-oxoacyl-[acyl-carrier-protein] synthase III C-terminal domain-containing protein codes for MQSSSHPDSPQAMRILGTGMYLPEQRLASSAIDQRFGWAAGTTERRYGLAARHIAGPEESTSMMASEAARQALEVAGIRAGDLDLILGACGVMEQAIPSTATLVQARLGLGKSGIPSYDVNATCLSFVQALDLAAMQIAAGRARRVLVFSADIASVGLDWSEPDTAAIFGDGAAAVVLGADAGEGVLASRFETYSEGQAACVLEGGGTRYGGTRDPELLNRTNVFHMDGQTAFRIAARYLPRFLRALMDEAGVGYSDLACIVPHQASGPALDHGLARLGIPPEKVVRTFGQLGNQIATSIPTALHHAITSGRLQRGELAMLIGTSAGLSLGGMVVRC; via the coding sequence ATGCAGAGTTCATCCCATCCGGACAGCCCCCAGGCGATGCGGATTCTCGGTACGGGTATGTATCTGCCGGAACAGCGCCTTGCCTCATCCGCGATTGACCAGCGGTTCGGCTGGGCTGCGGGCACCACCGAACGTCGCTACGGGCTTGCCGCCCGCCATATTGCCGGACCCGAGGAAAGCACATCGATGATGGCGTCCGAAGCGGCGCGCCAGGCGCTTGAGGTGGCCGGGATCCGCGCGGGCGATCTCGATCTGATCCTTGGCGCCTGCGGGGTGATGGAACAGGCGATCCCGTCGACCGCGACACTGGTGCAGGCACGGCTTGGGCTGGGGAAGTCGGGCATTCCCTCTTATGACGTGAATGCGACCTGTCTGAGTTTCGTGCAGGCGCTGGATCTGGCCGCGATGCAGATTGCCGCCGGGCGCGCGCGCCGGGTGCTGGTGTTTTCCGCCGACATCGCCTCGGTCGGGCTGGACTGGTCCGAACCCGATACGGCAGCGATCTTCGGCGATGGCGCGGCGGCGGTGGTTCTGGGCGCAGATGCGGGCGAAGGCGTGCTGGCAAGCCGTTTTGAAACCTATTCCGAAGGCCAGGCCGCCTGCGTGCTTGAGGGCGGCGGCACCCGTTACGGCGGCACCCGCGATCCGGAACTGCTCAACCGGACCAATGTGTTTCATATGGATGGGCAGACCGCCTTTCGCATCGCCGCGCGCTACCTGCCGCGTTTCCTCCGGGCGCTCATGGACGAGGCCGGTGTCGGTTACAGCGATCTGGCCTGTATCGTGCCGCATCAGGCCTCTGGCCCGGCGCTGGATCATGGTCTGGCGCGGCTGGGAATACCGCCCGAAAAGGTGGTCCGGACCTTCGGGCAGCTGGGCAATCAGATCGCGACCTCGATCCCGACCGCATTGCATCACGCGATCACCTCGGGGCGCCTGCAGCGCGGCGAACTTGCCATGCTGATCGGCACCTCGGCGGGGCTGTCGCTGGGTGGCATGGTGGTGCGCTGCTGA
- a CDS encoding F390 synthetase-related protein, which produces MTPSPLTAFLAARYGHGFRSRAEIIAWQAAGLRRLREQIMPRSPFHAPYAARRIAEWPMMNKARLMEHFTLINTCGIHRDQALDIALKSEESRDFSPMIGEVAVGLSTGTSGQRGLFLSDKRERALWAAVMCGRFWPAPLLSRQRIAFFLRANNALYESLSNPLMQFRFYDLLSEFEVHLPLLNHQNPTVLIAPAQILGLIAKAQAAGQIRIRPKRIISVAEVLSPEDSALIETVFGLRPDQAYQCTEGVLGYTCRHGSLHLNERYIHFDRDVIDDATGAFCPVITDFTRQSLPILRYRLDDVLIPDPEPCPCGCASQRLKRIEGRSDDILWWAGADGRPRMVPSDAIRQAVATLPVPVRDYRVIEEAGQLTIWLDTTVGEIAGPAMEHAVTRLAAGLGCIPPVMQIRTGLPADLAAKRRRVLVRR; this is translated from the coding sequence GTGACCCCCTCGCCCCTCACCGCCTTTCTGGCCGCACGTTACGGACACGGCTTTCGCTCGCGTGCGGAAATCATCGCCTGGCAGGCCGCCGGGCTGCGCCGCCTGCGCGAGCAGATCATGCCGCGCTCGCCCTTTCACGCGCCCTATGCCGCGAGGCGAATTGCGGAATGGCCGATGATGAACAAGGCCCGGCTGATGGAGCATTTTACCCTCATCAATACCTGCGGCATTCATCGCGATCAGGCCCTGGATATAGCGCTGAAATCCGAAGAGAGCCGTGATTTTTCCCCGATGATCGGCGAGGTGGCGGTGGGGCTTTCCACCGGCACCTCGGGGCAGCGCGGGTTGTTTCTCAGCGATAAACGCGAACGCGCGCTCTGGGCGGCGGTGATGTGCGGCCGGTTCTGGCCCGCGCCACTCCTGTCGCGTCAGCGGATCGCGTTTTTCCTGCGCGCGAATAACGCGCTCTATGAAAGCCTTTCGAACCCGCTGATGCAGTTCCGTTTCTACGATCTTCTGTCTGAGTTTGAGGTGCATCTGCCCCTGCTGAACCACCAGAACCCGACCGTGCTGATCGCCCCGGCGCAGATCCTCGGCCTGATCGCAAAGGCGCAGGCGGCGGGGCAGATCCGCATTCGCCCAAAGCGAATCATCTCGGTCGCCGAAGTGCTCTCTCCCGAAGACAGCGCGCTCATCGAGACCGTTTTCGGCCTGCGTCCCGACCAGGCATACCAATGCACCGAAGGTGTTCTGGGCTATACCTGTCGCCACGGGTCGCTGCATCTGAACGAGCGCTATATCCATTTCGACCGCGATGTGATCGACGACGCGACGGGCGCCTTTTGCCCGGTGATCACCGATTTCACCCGGCAGAGCCTGCCGATCCTGCGCTACCGGCTGGATGATGTGCTGATCCCCGACCCGGAGCCCTGCCCCTGCGGCTGTGCGAGCCAGCGGCTGAAACGGATTGAAGGGCGCAGCGATGACATCCTGTGGTGGGCCGGCGCGGATGGCAGGCCGCGCATGGTGCCCTCGGACGCGATCCGCCAGGCAGTGGCGACCCTGCCGGTGCCGGTGCGGGATTACCGGGTGATCGAAGAGGCCGGGCAACTGACAATCTGGCTCGACACCACGGTCGGGGAAATCGCCGGGCCGGCGATGGAACATGCCGTCACCCGCCTCGCCGCCGGCCTTGGCTGCATCCCGCCGGTGATGCAGATCCGCACCGGATTGCCCGCCGATCTGGCCGCCAAACGACGCCGCGTGCTGGTGCGGCGCTGA
- a CDS encoding triose-phosphate isomerase — MAQETWTGKTWIGTNWKMHKDWAAAKRFAEGLIASDADRDPRIQRFIIPPYLYVREIKEMLKDTSVKVGAQNMHWESEGAFTGEISPMMLKDAGLDMVELGHSERREMFGETDEGVGLKTESAIRHGLVPLICIGETLEDRNSGRAPEVLAKQTRSALERLSPAQKQAEILLAYEPVWAIGVGGIPAKADYADARQAEIIAVAEEALGRRVACLYGGSVNPGNCEELIQCPHIDGLFVGRSAWEVEGYLAIMAQVSAKL, encoded by the coding sequence ATGGCACAAGAGACCTGGACCGGGAAAACCTGGATCGGCACCAACTGGAAGATGCATAAAGACTGGGCCGCAGCAAAGCGCTTTGCAGAGGGCCTGATCGCATCTGATGCGGATCGCGACCCGCGCATCCAGCGCTTTATCATTCCGCCCTATCTTTATGTGCGTGAGATCAAAGAGATGCTGAAGGACACTTCGGTCAAGGTCGGCGCGCAGAACATGCATTGGGAATCCGAGGGGGCCTTTACCGGCGAGATTTCCCCGATGATGCTGAAAGATGCCGGTCTCGACATGGTTGAACTCGGCCATTCCGAGCGCCGCGAGATGTTTGGCGAAACCGATGAAGGCGTCGGGCTGAAAACCGAATCCGCGATCCGCCACGGGCTGGTGCCGCTGATCTGCATCGGAGAAACGCTGGAAGACCGCAATTCGGGCCGCGCGCCCGAGGTGCTTGCGAAACAGACCCGTTCTGCGCTGGAGCGCCTCAGCCCCGCACAGAAACAGGCAGAAATCCTGCTGGCTTACGAGCCGGTCTGGGCGATTGGCGTCGGCGGCATCCCGGCGAAAGCCGATTATGCTGATGCGCGCCAGGCCGAAATCATCGCGGTCGCAGAAGAAGCGCTGGGCCGTCGCGTGGCCTGCCTTTATGGCGGCTCGGTCAATCCCGGCAATTGCGAGGAACTGATCCAGTGCCCGCATATTGACGGTCTTTTCGTCGGTCGCTCGGCCTGGGAGGTCGAGGGCTATCTGGCTATCATGGCGCAAGTCAGCGCTAAACTGTGA
- a CDS encoding TetR/AcrR family transcriptional regulator — protein sequence MSRPQRVPRAELRQAILESARGILDREGVPGLSARAIAREVGYTAASIYNVFGSMSDILMEVNRETFARLEQLFDTLPEAGTPAARLHLICQSYISFMRRNPALWSALFGGMRQRETFPDWYGEAVRGLMGRLTELLREHAPDLDDNRAMRLTEQLYVSVHGAVALEVDRRLDILTTQSAGEIAASVLDAMLSRLKPKG from the coding sequence ATGAGCCGACCCCAGCGTGTGCCGCGGGCAGAGCTGCGCCAGGCCATCCTTGAGTCTGCACGCGGGATCCTGGATCGCGAAGGCGTCCCGGGTCTCTCGGCCCGCGCGATCGCGCGTGAGGTCGGGTATACGGCAGCCTCGATCTACAATGTCTTCGGCTCGATGTCGGATATTCTGATGGAGGTGAACCGCGAGACCTTTGCCCGGCTTGAACAGCTCTTTGACACACTCCCCGAGGCAGGCACCCCTGCAGCGCGGCTGCATCTGATTTGCCAGAGCTATATTTCTTTCATGCGCCGCAACCCGGCTCTGTGGAGCGCACTTTTCGGCGGTATGCGCCAGCGCGAGACCTTTCCCGACTGGTATGGCGAGGCGGTCCGGGGCCTGATGGGGCGGCTGACAGAGCTGCTCCGCGAACATGCGCCCGATCTGGATGACAATCGTGCCATGCGGCTGACCGAGCAGCTTTATGTATCGGTTCATGGCGCGGTGGCGCTGGAGGTGGATCGCCGGCTCGACATCCTGACCACACAAAGCGCCGGCGAGATCGCGGCTTCGGTGCTGGATGCGATGCTCAGCCGGCTCAAGCCGAAGGGCTAA
- a CDS encoding glutaminase: MDKLQDILNEITATLASREERGHPADYIPPLAHVSPKHFGIAVALNEGGLFTAGEADLPFSIQSISKVFTLTLALGMYGDALWRRVGREPSGSAFNSIVLLEQEKGIPRNPFINPGALVVADALLAHARAPRETIGEILRFLRFISDDDTISADPAVARAEKATGFRNAALANYLHSWGNLTNPPDHVLGVYFHHCAVTMSCAQLARAGGYLANGGRNPVTGRSVVSNVRARRINALMLTCGHYDGSGDFAYRVGLPGKSGVGGGILAVVPGVASIAVWSPGLNANGNSLLGTEALEMLSQRMGWSVF; encoded by the coding sequence ATGGACAAGCTGCAAGATATCCTGAACGAGATCACCGCCACGCTCGCGAGCCGCGAAGAGCGCGGGCATCCCGCCGATTACATCCCGCCGCTGGCCCATGTCAGCCCGAAGCATTTCGGCATCGCCGTCGCGCTGAATGAGGGCGGGCTTTTCACCGCCGGCGAGGCGGATCTGCCTTTCTCCATCCAGTCGATTTCCAAGGTTTTCACCCTGACACTGGCGCTTGGGATGTATGGCGATGCGCTCTGGCGTCGTGTCGGGCGCGAACCTTCGGGAAGCGCCTTCAACTCCATCGTGCTGCTGGAACAGGAAAAGGGCATCCCGCGCAACCCGTTCATCAATCCGGGCGCGCTGGTGGTGGCGGATGCGCTGCTGGCGCATGCCCGGGCGCCGCGTGAGACGATTGGCGAGATCCTGCGGTTTTTGCGTTTCATCTCGGATGATGACACGATCAGCGCCGATCCGGCGGTGGCGCGCGCCGAAAAGGCGACCGGCTTTCGCAACGCGGCGCTTGCGAATTACCTGCATTCCTGGGGCAATCTGACGAACCCGCCCGACCATGTGCTGGGCGTCTATTTCCACCATTGCGCCGTCACCATGAGCTGCGCGCAACTGGCCCGCGCCGGGGGCTATCTGGCAAATGGGGGCCGCAATCCGGTCACGGGGCGTTCGGTGGTCTCGAACGTGCGCGCGCGGCGGATCAATGCGCTGATGCTGACCTGCGGCCATTATGACGGCTCGGGCGATTTCGCCTACCGCGTTGGATTACCCGGGAAAAGCGGGGTCGGAGGCGGGATCCTCGCGGTGGTGCCGGGGGTGGCGTCGATTGCCGTCTGGTCGCCCGGGCTGAATGCGAATGGCAATTCGCTGTTGGGCACCGAGGCGCTGGAAATGCTGTCGCAGCGGATGGGCTGGTCGGTTTTCTGA
- a CDS encoding class 1 fructose-1,6-bisphosphatase has protein sequence MLILPADHAPDGMRLEDHLTGKSGPVSVIRAFAGALPGIAARLAAGRLYSDPAAVIGINESGDKQKAMDDAAHHYVLPYLREAGVRLVLSEEAEEIVTLNPDGLWDVSMDPIDGSNSIGIGAPLGMFFAVFPAKGTDFLRPGSEIVAAGYASIGHSLDYGFTLGNGVQIFGYDPKDHDFRQTHANVMLKPKASTIAYNASNQRHWAKGLQDWVCDIELGRDGPRGRDFNMRWLAAAAGELHRILIEGGAFLYPADSRKGYENGRLRTLYEAFPIAFLIEQAGGKATDGVSTILTRLPLAHHEHTPLVFGAAEEVDLIRDYLTR, from the coding sequence ATGCTGATCCTGCCCGCTGATCACGCGCCTGACGGGATGCGTCTTGAAGATCACCTGACCGGCAAATCCGGCCCGGTTTCCGTGATCCGCGCCTTTGCCGGGGCGCTTCCCGGGATTGCGGCGCGGCTGGCGGCGGGGCGGCTTTATTCCGATCCGGCAGCGGTGATCGGCATCAATGAAAGCGGCGACAAGCAAAAGGCGATGGATGACGCGGCGCATCATTATGTGCTGCCATATCTGCGTGAGGCGGGCGTCCGGCTTGTATTGTCGGAAGAGGCCGAAGAAATCGTCACGCTGAATCCCGACGGGCTCTGGGATGTGTCGATGGACCCGATTGACGGCTCGAACTCCATCGGGATCGGGGCGCCGCTGGGGATGTTCTTCGCGGTCTTCCCGGCCAAAGGCACGGATTTCCTGCGCCCCGGCAGCGAGATCGTCGCGGCGGGGTATGCCTCGATCGGCCATTCGCTGGATTACGGATTTACGCTGGGAAATGGTGTCCAGATCTTCGGGTATGACCCCAAAGATCATGATTTCCGCCAGACGCATGCCAATGTCATGCTCAAGCCAAAGGCCTCGACCATTGCCTATAACGCCTCGAACCAGCGGCATTGGGCCAAAGGATTGCAGGATTGGGTCTGTGATATCGAACTCGGCCGCGACGGTCCGCGCGGGCGTGATTTCAACATGCGCTGGCTTGCGGCGGCGGCGGGCGAGCTGCACCGTATCCTGATCGAGGGCGGCGCGTTTCTCTATCCTGCCGACAGCCGCAAAGGCTATGAAAACGGGCGTTTGCGCACGCTTTACGAGGCGTTTCCAATTGCCTTCCTGATCGAACAGGCGGGCGGCAAGGCCACCGATGGCGTCAGCACGATCCTGACGCGCCTGCCCCTGGCCCATCACGAACACACGCCCCTGGTCTTTGGTGCGGCGGAAGAGGTCGATCTGATCCGTGATTACCTGACACGCTGA
- a CDS encoding RpiB/LacA/LacB family sugar-phosphate isomerase — MKLAIAGDSAGEGLAKVLADHLKGKFEVSEISRTDAGPDAFYANLSDRVGSEVMAGKYDRAILVCGTGIGVCIAANKVPGIRAALTHDTYSATRAALSNNAQIITMGARVIGPELAKAIADAWLSETENFDAAGKSASNVDAIDAVGAKYNAKLSGG; from the coding sequence ATGAAACTGGCAATTGCAGGCGACAGCGCCGGTGAAGGTCTGGCGAAAGTTCTCGCCGATCACCTGAAAGGCAAATTCGAGGTCTCGGAAATCTCGCGCACCGATGCGGGCCCGGATGCGTTTTACGCAAACCTCTCGGATCGCGTCGGATCTGAGGTCATGGCAGGCAAATATGACCGCGCGATCCTCGTCTGCGGCACTGGCATCGGTGTCTGCATCGCGGCGAACAAAGTGCCGGGCATCCGCGCAGCACTGACCCATGACACCTATTCCGCCACCCGCGCGGCTTTGTCGAACAACGCCCAGATCATCACCATGGGCGCGCGCGTCATCGGGCCGGAACTGGCGAAAGCCATTGCCGACGCCTGGCTGTCTGAGACCGAAAACTTCGACGCCGCCGGCAAATCCGCCAGCAATGTCGATGCCATCGACGCGGTCGGCGCGAAATACAACGCGAAGCTTTCGGGCGGCTGA
- a CDS encoding MBL fold metallo-hydrolase codes for MLPEIIPFRVGYCSAPARLSRRDAGWWPIRFPAGVVLIRHPGLGDILFDTGYGPAFFEATRPIPERFYRWLTPAHLDRDQRLPAQLGRHGAQIRHVVLSHLHADHVAGLFGMDPIPPVLTSRKSWAHLHQGSRLATLKAGCPEGLRRRLQALSPQFFEGFPQVPPPEGGSSLGPFHDISGTGSLLAVALPGHGHGQFGLYLPRTTGGPAFLIADAAWSRQALRDGCPPPDYTLRRLGDAAAYLATFSALADLARNRPDITFWPSHCPEAFA; via the coding sequence ATGCTGCCTGAGATCATCCCGTTTCGCGTCGGCTATTGCAGCGCGCCCGCACGATTGTCGCGCCGGGATGCGGGCTGGTGGCCGATCCGCTTTCCCGCCGGTGTCGTGCTGATCCGCCATCCGGGCCTCGGCGATATCCTGTTCGATACCGGCTACGGACCTGCCTTTTTCGAGGCAACCCGCCCCATTCCGGAACGCTTCTACCGCTGGCTCACGCCGGCGCATCTGGATAGGGACCAGCGCCTGCCCGCGCAGCTCGGCCGCCACGGCGCGCAGATCCGGCACGTGGTGCTCTCGCATCTCCATGCCGATCATGTCGCGGGGCTGTTCGGGATGGATCCGATCCCACCCGTCCTCACCTCGCGCAAATCCTGGGCGCATCTGCATCAGGGCAGCCGCCTCGCCACGCTGAAAGCGGGGTGCCCCGAAGGGCTCCGACGGCGGCTTCAGGCTCTGTCACCGCAGTTTTTCGAAGGTTTCCCGCAGGTCCCGCCCCCGGAGGGCGGCAGCAGCCTGGGACCGTTTCACGACATTTCCGGCACCGGCAGCCTGCTTGCGGTGGCCCTGCCCGGGCATGGTCATGGTCAGTTCGGCCTTTATCTGCCCCGGACCACCGGCGGCCCGGCCTTTCTGATCGCCGATGCCGCATGGAGCCGCCAGGCGCTGCGCGATGGCTGCCCGCCGCCCGATTACACCCTGCGCCGCCTTGGCGATGCAGCGGCCTATCTCGCCACTTTCTCGGCGCTGGCCGATCTCGCCCGGAACCGGCCCGACATCACCTTCTGGCCGTCCCATTGCCCGGAGGCCTTTGCGTGA
- a CDS encoding NAD(P)-dependent oxidoreductase, whose translation MAVLITGATGCLGGGIARQLMAAGVRVTGQGRDLRAGAELVQQGAEFLPLDLCDPVPLAPVLAGTETVFHCAALSSAWGRARDFQALNVDATRRLLDAARDAGVKRFIFASSPSIYANGTDRLDLTEDAPLPARFATHYARTKAESEALVLSYDQPGAMRVVALRPRAIYGRGDRALMPRLLAAMRRGTLPLISGGAALIDVTHVSDAARAMVLAADHAHKVGGRVFNITSGESWRFDRLADAAADLFGLTPRRRHLPYGLAMAIATGFEAMHHLFRPDIEPILTRQAVASLGRSLTLDISAARADLGYRPQVTLAEGMRDYAA comes from the coding sequence ATGGCGGTTCTGATCACAGGGGCGACAGGGTGTCTTGGCGGCGGCATCGCGCGCCAGTTGATGGCCGCAGGTGTCAGAGTCACCGGCCAGGGCCGCGATCTGCGGGCCGGGGCAGAACTGGTGCAGCAGGGCGCGGAATTTCTGCCGCTCGATCTCTGCGATCCGGTGCCGCTTGCGCCGGTTTTGGCCGGCACAGAGACTGTTTTCCACTGTGCCGCCCTGTCTTCGGCCTGGGGACGCGCCCGTGACTTCCAGGCGCTGAATGTCGACGCAACCCGCAGACTGCTGGACGCGGCGCGCGACGCCGGGGTGAAGCGGTTCATCTTTGCCTCCTCCCCCAGCATCTATGCCAATGGCACCGACCGGCTGGATCTGACCGAGGACGCGCCCCTGCCCGCACGCTTTGCCACGCATTACGCCCGCACCAAGGCGGAATCCGAGGCATTGGTACTGTCTTATGACCAGCCCGGCGCGATGCGGGTGGTGGCGTTGCGCCCCCGCGCGATCTATGGGCGCGGCGACCGGGCGCTGATGCCGCGCCTTCTGGCGGCAATGCGGCGCGGGACGCTGCCCCTGATCTCGGGCGGTGCGGCGCTGATTGATGTCACCCATGTCTCGGATGCCGCGCGCGCGATGGTTCTGGCCGCAGATCACGCCCACAAGGTCGGAGGGCGGGTATTCAACATCACCTCGGGCGAGAGCTGGCGGTTCGACCGTCTTGCTGATGCAGCGGCGGATCTTTTTGGCCTCACCCCGCGCCGCAGGCACCTGCCCTATGGGCTTGCCATGGCAATCGCCACCGGGTTCGAGGCCATGCATCACCTGTTTCGCCCCGATATTGAGCCGATACTGACCCGCCAGGCCGTGGCCTCGCTGGGACGCAGCCTGACACTCGACATCTCTGCCGCACGGGCCGATCTGGGATATCGCCCGCAAGTGACCCTTGCCGAAGGGATGCGTGACTATGCTGCCTGA
- a CDS encoding sulfotransferase, with protein MAGAFILGSARCGSTLVSDLIRLHPELLSLSEVFSTAGARAFPPGQLSARRFWRGLAEPTRIGALAGNPLRAPREFLYGCQERNRHDPFRCPPLLQVALPHLTDAPDDLFDQLAAEVAAFPRQSVADHYRQLFGAMAMARNRRLWVERSGGSLVATRTLARLFPEARLVLLTRSGPETVLSMSDYPATRLAARMWQRMLGLGIDLLDPDSHYGRGRIWRVLQALSVAMPVTPMLDKPADPLLLARFWSAMVIRGAHALAALPHARWHHLSYEALVAAPEAELAALALYLDVSAPAGWLREAGARPEHRPSRADRLAPAERARLIAACAPGEAALAALIRR; from the coding sequence ATGGCGGGGGCTTTCATCCTTGGTTCTGCGCGCTGCGGGTCGACGCTGGTTTCGGATCTGATCCGGCTGCATCCCGAACTGCTCAGCCTCTCGGAGGTGTTTTCCACTGCCGGCGCGCGGGCCTTCCCGCCCGGGCAGCTTTCGGCGCGGCGCTTCTGGCGTGGCCTCGCGGAGCCGACCCGGATCGGCGCGCTGGCCGGCAATCCGCTGCGGGCGCCGCGTGAGTTTCTCTATGGGTGCCAGGAGCGCAACCGCCATGACCCGTTTCGCTGCCCGCCGCTCCTCCAGGTCGCTCTGCCGCATCTGACGGACGCGCCCGATGACCTTTTCGACCAGCTGGCGGCGGAGGTTGCTGCATTTCCCCGGCAAAGCGTTGCGGATCACTACCGCCAGCTGTTTGGCGCGATGGCCATGGCCCGCAATCGCCGGCTCTGGGTTGAACGTTCGGGCGGCTCGCTGGTGGCGACGCGGACGCTGGCGCGCCTGTTTCCCGAGGCGCGCCTTGTCCTTCTGACGCGGAGCGGCCCGGAAACCGTGCTCTCGATGAGCGATTACCCCGCCACCAGGCTGGCCGCGCGGATGTGGCAGCGGATGCTGGGCCTTGGCATCGACCTTCTTGACCCTGACAGCCATTACGGGCGCGGGCGGATCTGGCGGGTCCTGCAGGCGCTGAGCGTCGCGATGCCGGTCACGCCGATGCTGGATAAGCCCGCCGATCCGCTGCTGCTGGCGCGGTTCTGGTCGGCCATGGTGATCCGGGGCGCGCACGCGCTTGCGGCCCTGCCACATGCGCGCTGGCATCACCTTTCTTATGAGGCACTGGTCGCGGCGCCGGAGGCGGAACTGGCGGCGCTGGCCTTGTATCTGGATGTATCGGCCCCGGCGGGCTGGCTGAGGGAGGCCGGAGCCCGGCCGGAGCACCGCCCGTCTCGCGCGGACCGGCTTGCCCCCGCTGAGAGGGCGCGTCTTATCGCGGCCTGTGCTCCGGGCGAGGCCGCGCTTGCCGCCCTGATCCGACGCTGA
- a CDS encoding sugar-binding transcriptional regulator: MAPRRDIDPEESLAIRAAWLHYAGGLTQAAVAKRLGLASVKTHRLIARAVLEGAVKVTIDGDIVECVEFEDQLSHRYGLDYCEVAPDLGEEGMPLRALGMAGAGFLRREIERGETPVIGLGHGRTMQATVRQLPRINASGVSFVSLLGGLTRNYAANPHDVMHSLAEKTGAMAFVLPVPFFARSVTDREVLLSQPGVREIFDLSAGAGLKLVGIGTADAGAGLVASGMIEPREIEEITATGGAGEMLGHFFDALGREVETSLTARTLSVGFRPGGDRIVAIAGGADKHHAIRAVLASGRLSGLITDEPTARALLD; this comes from the coding sequence ATGGCACCGCGCCGCGACATTGATCCCGAAGAAAGCCTCGCAATCCGTGCGGCCTGGCTGCATTACGCAGGCGGACTGACCCAGGCTGCGGTGGCGAAACGGCTAGGGCTTGCATCCGTCAAGACCCATCGACTGATTGCCCGGGCGGTGCTTGAGGGCGCGGTCAAGGTCACGATTGACGGCGACATCGTCGAATGCGTGGAATTCGAAGACCAGCTGTCGCACCGCTACGGGCTGGATTACTGCGAAGTGGCGCCGGATCTGGGCGAAGAGGGGATGCCTCTGCGCGCCCTCGGCATGGCGGGCGCCGGTTTCTTGCGGCGCGAGATTGAGCGCGGCGAGACGCCGGTGATCGGTCTGGGCCATGGCCGCACCATGCAGGCAACCGTGCGCCAATTGCCCAGGATCAATGCATCCGGCGTCAGCTTTGTCTCGCTTTTGGGCGGGCTTACGCGCAATTACGCGGCCAATCCGCATGACGTGATGCACAGCCTTGCGGAAAAGACCGGCGCAATGGCCTTTGTGCTGCCGGTGCCGTTCTTTGCCCGCTCGGTCACCGATCGCGAGGTTCTGCTGTCGCAGCCGGGCGTGCGCGAGATTTTCGACCTCTCGGCCGGGGCCGGGCTGAAGCTCGTGGGGATCGGCACGGCGGATGCCGGGGCGGGGCTGGTGGCCTCGGGCATGATCGAGCCGCGCGAGATCGAGGAGATCACCGCCACCGGAGGCGCGGGCGAGATGCTTGGCCATTTCTTTGACGCGCTCGGGCGCGAAGTGGAAACCAGCCTGACCGCCCGCACGCTTTCGGTCGGGTTCCGGCCCGGGGGCGACCGCATCGTCGCCATCGCGGGCGGTGCCGACAAACATCACGCCATCCGGGCCGTGCTGGCCAGCGGCCGGCTGAGCGGGCTGATCACAGATGAGCCGACAGCGCGCGCGCTGCTGGACTGA